In one window of Ignavibacteriota bacterium DNA:
- a CDS encoding bifunctional riboflavin kinase/FAD synthetase, whose translation MRVVNSLREAGATPSVLTLGTFDGVHRGHAAIIDTVRAEARRTGLRSVLLTFDPHPREVLRPDNAPVHLLTTIDERLRIFAGHGLDLCIVLPFTRDLSMLEADEFFRDIIVGALGAREVVVGVDHAFGRGRGGRLDALRAMGVASGVGVTVVPELVEDGVKVSSTSVRTALLDGDAARAAALLGRPYSFEGIVRRGDGLGRTLGFPTANIHSDTGRKLIPKPGVYAVTVVVDGVERGGMLNIGRRPTVSDQEHLSVEVHIFDFHGDLYGMSAEVRLVARLRDEARFASAVELVAQLHEDERTARALVRSMTHLTTETIEHR comes from the coding sequence ATGCGGGTCGTTAACTCCCTCCGCGAGGCCGGCGCCACTCCCTCGGTGCTCACACTCGGCACCTTCGACGGGGTGCACCGCGGACACGCGGCCATCATCGACACTGTGCGCGCCGAAGCGCGGCGCACCGGTCTGCGCTCGGTCCTGCTCACCTTCGATCCGCATCCGCGCGAAGTGCTGCGGCCCGACAACGCGCCCGTCCACCTGCTCACCACCATCGATGAACGCCTGCGCATCTTTGCCGGACACGGTCTGGACCTCTGCATCGTGCTGCCGTTTACACGCGATCTCTCCATGCTCGAGGCCGACGAATTCTTCCGCGACATCATCGTCGGCGCGCTCGGCGCGCGCGAGGTTGTTGTGGGTGTGGATCACGCCTTCGGGCGCGGCCGCGGAGGACGTCTCGACGCGCTGCGCGCAATGGGTGTCGCATCGGGCGTCGGTGTCACCGTCGTTCCCGAACTCGTCGAGGACGGTGTAAAAGTGAGCAGCACCTCGGTTCGTACCGCGCTGCTCGACGGCGACGCGGCCCGCGCGGCGGCGCTGCTCGGGCGCCCCTATTCCTTCGAAGGAATCGTGCGGCGCGGCGACGGCCTCGGCCGCACGCTCGGTTTCCCGACCGCGAACATCCATTCCGACACCGGCCGCAAGCTCATCCCGAAGCCCGGTGTGTACGCCGTCACCGTCGTGGTCGACGGCGTCGAGCGCGGCGGCATGTTGAATATCGGACGCCGTCCCACCGTCTCCGATCAGGAACACCTGAGCGTCGAGGTGCATATTTTCGATTTTCATGGCGACCTCTACGGCATGAGCGCCGAAGTGCGGCTCGTTGCGCGTCTGCGCGACGAGGCCCGTTTCGCCTCCGCCGTCGAGCTGGTCGCCCAGCTTCACGAGGACGAGCGCACCGCGCGCGCCCTCGTCCGGTCCATGACACATCTTACAACTGAAACCATAGAACACCGTTAA
- the rpsO gene encoding 30S ribosomal protein S15 encodes MPLSKERIAELITKHGANDKDSGRPEVQIAILTETINGLSGHFDKFKKDHHSRRGLLKMVGKRRRLLAYLQKVNIERYRRIVKELDLRK; translated from the coding sequence ATGCCACTCAGCAAGGAACGGATCGCCGAACTCATCACGAAACACGGCGCCAACGACAAAGACTCGGGCCGCCCCGAGGTGCAGATCGCGATCCTCACGGAAACCATCAACGGCCTTTCCGGACACTTCGACAAATTCAAAAAAGATCATCACAGCCGCCGCGGCCTGCTCAAAATGGTCGGCAAGCGCCGCCGCCTCCTCGCGTACCTGCAGAAGGTGAACATCGAGCGGTATCGCCGCATCGTGAAAGAACTTGACCTCCGCAAATAA
- the pnp gene encoding polyribonucleotide nucleotidyltransferase: MITRKEIEIGNRTLVLETGRFAKQASGAVMVTYGETMVLAAVVASDQPREGVDFFPLSVEYREKTSAAGKIPGGFFKREGRPSEKEILTARLIDRPIRPMFADDFRNEVQIVCNVYSHDQENEGDVIGCCGASAALMLSGAPFDGPIAEVRVGRVNGEYLINPTTTDLKESDIELVMAGTADSILMVEGESKEISESDMLGALEFGHAYIKKICAAIVELAAEAGKPRQTVEAPVLPEGMYEDVKALGEARLVELARTVLAKEERSEATKAVYESVVTELAEKYPEQEGTMKKLLKEIEKNAMRETILTDGKRLDGRGTRDIRPISSEVGLLPRVHGSALFTRGETQALMSCTLGTKQDEQMIDGLIKEFKRFMLHYNFPHFSVGEVGRMGSTSRREIGHGNLAERALKMMMPPDEEFPYTIRLLCDILESNGSSSMATVCSGSLALMDAGVPLRKPVAGIAMGLIKEGERVAVLSDILGNEDHLGDMDFKVAGTRDGITSFQMDIKIKGISLQVMEDALNQAREGRMHILDKMAETLSVHREDLSKYAPRLTTIYVPVDMIGAVIGPGGKVIKQIVAESGAEINIDDDGRVIIAAVDGEASRKAVEMISRITALPEEGEIYTGPVKKITDFGAFVEILPGKEGLLHISQLEHRRVATVDEVLKVGDMVTVKLLKFEDNGKMSLSRKALLPRPEGMPEETESDSRPPRGDRDRDRDRGGDRGGRKPRRN; the protein is encoded by the coding sequence ATGATTACAAGAAAAGAAATTGAAATAGGCAACAGAACGTTGGTGCTCGAGACCGGGCGCTTCGCCAAACAGGCGAGCGGTGCCGTGATGGTCACGTATGGCGAGACGATGGTTCTGGCCGCCGTGGTCGCATCGGATCAGCCGCGCGAGGGGGTCGACTTCTTCCCGCTCTCGGTCGAATACCGTGAAAAGACCTCGGCCGCAGGAAAGATCCCCGGTGGCTTCTTCAAGCGCGAGGGCCGTCCTTCCGAAAAGGAAATCCTCACGGCCCGCCTCATTGACCGGCCGATCCGCCCGATGTTTGCGGATGATTTCCGCAACGAGGTGCAGATCGTCTGCAACGTGTACTCGCACGACCAGGAGAACGAAGGCGACGTGATCGGGTGCTGCGGCGCCTCCGCGGCCCTCATGCTCTCGGGCGCGCCCTTCGACGGTCCGATCGCGGAAGTGCGCGTCGGTCGTGTCAACGGCGAGTATCTCATCAACCCGACAACAACCGATTTGAAGGAATCCGACATCGAACTCGTCATGGCCGGCACGGCCGACTCGATCCTCATGGTCGAGGGCGAATCGAAAGAGATCTCCGAGTCCGATATGCTCGGCGCTCTCGAATTCGGGCACGCGTATATCAAAAAGATCTGCGCCGCCATCGTGGAACTCGCCGCCGAGGCGGGCAAGCCGCGCCAGACGGTGGAAGCGCCCGTGCTTCCCGAAGGCATGTATGAGGACGTGAAGGCCCTCGGTGAGGCGCGCCTCGTCGAACTCGCCCGCACTGTGCTCGCCAAGGAAGAACGCAGCGAGGCCACCAAGGCCGTGTACGAAAGTGTCGTGACCGAACTTGCCGAGAAGTATCCCGAGCAGGAAGGCACGATGAAGAAGCTCTTGAAGGAGATCGAGAAAAACGCGATGCGCGAAACCATCCTCACCGATGGCAAGCGCCTCGACGGTCGCGGTACCCGCGACATTCGTCCGATCAGCTCCGAAGTGGGACTGCTTCCGCGTGTGCACGGTTCGGCCCTCTTCACCCGCGGCGAGACGCAGGCGCTTATGTCGTGCACGCTCGGGACGAAGCAGGACGAGCAGATGATCGACGGACTCATCAAGGAGTTCAAACGTTTCATGTTGCACTACAACTTCCCGCATTTCTCCGTCGGTGAAGTTGGCCGCATGGGCTCCACCAGCCGCCGCGAAATCGGCCACGGCAACCTGGCCGAGCGCGCGTTGAAAATGATGATGCCTCCGGACGAGGAATTCCCGTACACGATCCGCCTGCTCTGCGACATCCTCGAGTCCAACGGCTCGTCGTCGATGGCCACCGTGTGCTCGGGTTCGCTCGCGCTCATGGATGCGGGCGTGCCGCTGCGCAAGCCGGTGGCGGGCATCGCCATGGGTCTCATCAAGGAAGGCGAGCGTGTGGCCGTGCTCAGCGACATCCTCGGCAACGAGGATCATCTCGGCGATATGGACTTCAAGGTCGCCGGCACGCGTGACGGCATCACGTCGTTCCAGATGGACATCAAGATCAAGGGCATCTCGCTGCAGGTCATGGAAGACGCGCTCAACCAGGCGCGTGAAGGCCGCATGCACATACTCGACAAGATGGCGGAAACGCTCAGCGTGCACCGCGAGGATCTCTCGAAGTACGCTCCGCGCCTCACCACGATTTACGTGCCTGTCGACATGATCGGCGCGGTGATCGGACCGGGCGGCAAGGTCATCAAACAGATCGTGGCCGAGAGCGGCGCCGAGATCAACATCGACGACGACGGCCGCGTGATCATCGCGGCGGTGGACGGCGAGGCCTCGCGCAAAGCCGTCGAAATGATTTCGCGCATCACGGCCCTGCCGGAAGAAGGCGAGATCTACACCGGACCGGTGAAAAAGATCACCGACTTCGGCGCCTTCGTCGAAATCCTCCCCGGCAAGGAAGGCCTCCTGCACATCTCGCAGCTCGAACACCGCCGCGTCGCGACGGTCGACGAAGTGCTGAAGGTGGGCGACATGGTCACCGTGAAGCTTCTCAAGTTCGAGGACAACGGCAAGATGAGTCTGAGCCGCAAGGCCCTGCTCCCGCGCCCCGAAGGCATGCCCGAGGAAACCGAAAGCGATTCGCGTCCGCCCCGCGGCGACCGCGACCGTGATCGCGACCGCGGCGGCGACCGCGGCGGCCGCAAGCCCCGACGCAATTAA